The following are encoded in a window of Haloarcula hispanica ATCC 33960 genomic DNA:
- a CDS encoding VirB4 family type IV secretion system protein — MQHLIMFQTGGIASMTKSVYALFGFEWVVNTYGVWPSFGLLFGGAMILGAAGIAISEVLSQDGRQSATAGTTLSSMLGSNGSKTSVDTADDDVVTEAARRLQQSDETITQEKLSHYIENVKRDQNSDQNGRTGVINDPIERSESAGLAVSPERIIESKSYIKRLGDQGAEKYARSLIIADYPSRVAPGWLDKLFTNGLSVNGTELRLSYHIFPRDSDKMQQKLNVRATRLTSQIRRKKSDGKLNTIEEENQLQHVERLREGLTEGSTKLFDFGVYFEILADDEDTLKEGTQELKQILSQVNAKVTTLYDRQLQAQQSMAPLANDQIRNTQIMDLDALGTAFPFTDRSVVESTGVLMGFHMSTNAPIVVDRFEQSGHNMLISGKIGSGKSYLAKLTLWRRLMMDPETEVLIIDPVGGFSDVVEAVDGQRVTIDGRSRINPLDIKQVDNIDDVEGDPYDDKIRSVMGLFESHFQGKRELSKEEEGVLRRAIRYAYLERGITKDVSTHNQQSPVIQDVLDVLARMANGSPPGEFLNVPETVQSEITTINTETSIEDREQAERLADYAQSVLLGLEEFKKGGQRANLNGDTNVHLQDRVVQFDLSSVADGSNEGLIMHIVLDWLFQRAKANTGKMVVMIDEAHYMLGHEQALDMLNLFSRHSRHYGSGLTLISQTVDEFMTDPKAKEIYDQCDIRALMRHQDIGEEAIDALDLTPRERDFVLQAQAGNSADYSESLLSVSDAGKMRMRVMSNDFEHHVIDGDMNVWAFLYDNDLIDWGDIPDHEEQAVEQILNMNASSALS; from the coding sequence ATGCAACACCTGATAATGTTCCAGACTGGCGGCATCGCGTCAATGACGAAATCCGTGTATGCACTGTTCGGGTTCGAGTGGGTGGTCAACACGTATGGCGTCTGGCCATCTTTCGGATTGCTGTTTGGCGGGGCTATGATACTTGGGGCAGCTGGAATCGCTATTTCAGAGGTTCTATCTCAGGATGGAAGACAGTCGGCAACAGCAGGCACCACGCTTTCCTCAATGCTGGGTTCCAACGGCTCCAAGACCTCAGTCGATACTGCCGACGACGACGTAGTGACTGAGGCCGCACGCCGGCTACAACAGTCAGACGAAACGATTACTCAAGAAAAGCTGTCACATTATATTGAAAATGTCAAACGAGATCAAAACAGCGATCAAAACGGACGGACGGGGGTAATCAATGATCCTATTGAGCGCTCTGAATCGGCCGGATTGGCTGTGTCTCCTGAGCGAATAATCGAATCAAAGAGTTATATCAAACGGCTCGGAGACCAAGGAGCTGAAAAGTACGCTCGATCACTTATCATCGCTGATTACCCGAGTCGTGTGGCCCCCGGCTGGCTGGATAAGCTGTTCACCAACGGGCTGTCAGTCAATGGAACCGAGCTCCGCTTGTCCTATCACATTTTTCCCCGCGACTCTGACAAGATGCAACAGAAACTCAATGTTCGGGCAACGCGGCTTACCTCGCAGATCCGGCGGAAGAAGAGCGACGGGAAACTCAATACCATTGAAGAAGAAAACCAGTTGCAACACGTTGAGCGTCTCCGAGAGGGGCTAACAGAGGGGTCAACGAAGCTATTCGACTTCGGGGTGTATTTCGAGATTCTAGCTGACGACGAGGATACCCTCAAGGAAGGCACGCAGGAACTCAAGCAGATTCTTTCACAAGTGAACGCAAAGGTGACAACACTCTACGACCGGCAGCTTCAGGCACAACAGTCGATGGCACCATTAGCAAATGATCAGATCCGGAACACGCAGATCATGGATCTTGATGCATTGGGTACTGCGTTCCCGTTCACTGATAGGTCAGTCGTGGAATCGACCGGTGTCCTGATGGGGTTCCATATGTCAACAAACGCTCCTATTGTTGTAGACCGGTTCGAACAGTCGGGGCATAATATGCTAATATCTGGGAAAATTGGATCCGGAAAGTCATATCTGGCCAAGCTTACTCTCTGGCGGCGCCTGATGATGGATCCGGAGACAGAAGTCCTGATTATTGACCCCGTCGGTGGTTTCAGTGATGTTGTCGAAGCTGTGGACGGTCAGCGCGTGACCATCGACGGGCGGTCACGAATCAACCCTCTCGATATCAAACAGGTCGATAATATTGATGACGTTGAAGGGGACCCATACGACGACAAAATCCGGAGTGTAATGGGATTGTTCGAGTCACACTTCCAGGGAAAACGAGAGCTCAGTAAAGAGGAAGAGGGCGTGCTCCGCCGTGCAATCCGCTACGCATACCTTGAGCGAGGGATTACCAAAGACGTTAGTACGCACAACCAGCAAAGCCCTGTAATTCAGGACGTGTTAGACGTTCTTGCACGAATGGCGAATGGTTCACCACCCGGTGAGTTCCTCAACGTGCCAGAAACCGTTCAGTCAGAGATCACGACAATCAATACCGAAACCAGTATCGAGGACCGCGAACAAGCTGAACGGCTCGCAGACTATGCTCAAAGTGTTCTCCTTGGATTGGAGGAGTTTAAAAAGGGAGGACAGCGGGCAAATCTCAATGGAGACACAAACGTTCATCTGCAGGACCGGGTTGTTCAGTTTGACCTTTCGAGTGTTGCTGATGGATCAAACGAAGGGCTGATTATGCATATCGTTCTCGACTGGCTCTTCCAGCGGGCAAAGGCCAATACTGGAAAGATGGTCGTGATGATCGACGAGGCGCACTATATGCTCGGTCACGAACAGGCGCTGGACATGCTAAACCTGTTTTCTCGGCACAGTCGCCATTACGGGAGTGGTCTGACGCTTATCAGTCAAACTGTCGACGAGTTCATGACTGATCCGAAGGCCAAAGAGATCTACGACCAGTGTGACATTCGAGCACTGATGCGACACCAAGACATCGGCGAGGAGGCCATTGATGCCCTTGACTTGACACCGCGTGAACGGGACTTCGTGCTGCAAGCTCAAGCCGGGAACTCGGCGGACTACTCTGAGTCGCTTCTTTCCGTGTCTGATGCCGGGAAAATGCGAATGCGGGTGATGTCGAATGACTTCGAGCACCACGTCATAGATGGTGATATGAACGTGTGGGCTTTCTTGTACGATAACGATCTTATTGACTGGGGAGATATTCCGGACCACGAAGAGCAGGCAGTCGAGCAGATTCTCAATATGAACGCTTCCAGCGCTCTCTCCTGA
- a CDS encoding SOSS complex subunit B family protein: MYANNSSGKKASASNQTVSLSAHVEGGPEQLLEAVAETENGDELDFRMNRGSDSRGNYYARQEEAYDYDWTRSTEVGPDRRFGETLEQQEERHGREAEQARHSEVARAHVDGADREASARQLTDAETERADGFRSPADPRQWMDRDTLARVNQQAATLADKTSLSRAAAGRRLAALVSGQMGDCNSLYEASFTVFRDARDELATPTPIDEVSPYGYECTVEGEVTHIIEEPDARNQYQVLYIEDDEGTSAKVTVWGKSMHGGEMVRTLHEGDRVRISGGKPDDYNGIKTVAVTSDTLMCIIERGDGPAPTGHGGGSFGSSGDSRTAASWEAESDTHQWANERDSDRAVAVTLGKARCPEPGCSDLFDTEHGAATHRGIVHSAD, from the coding sequence ATGTACGCTAACAATTCCAGCGGTAAGAAAGCATCGGCAAGCAACCAGACGGTTTCCCTTTCGGCCCACGTCGAGGGTGGCCCCGAACAGCTTCTAGAGGCGGTCGCAGAGACCGAAAACGGCGACGAACTCGATTTCAGGATGAATCGGGGTAGCGATAGCCGTGGCAACTACTACGCCCGTCAGGAGGAGGCATACGACTACGACTGGACGCGCTCGACCGAGGTTGGTCCGGACCGGCGCTTTGGCGAAACGCTGGAACAGCAGGAAGAACGCCACGGACGCGAAGCCGAGCAAGCCCGACACTCCGAGGTCGCACGCGCCCACGTCGACGGTGCCGACCGCGAAGCCTCGGCTCGCCAGCTCACCGACGCCGAAACCGAACGCGCTGACGGGTTCCGCTCACCGGCTGACCCCCGGCAGTGGATGGACCGCGACACGCTGGCGCGAGTCAACCAGCAGGCCGCGACGCTGGCAGACAAAACCAGTCTGTCACGAGCGGCAGCAGGCCGCCGACTCGCGGCCCTTGTGTCCGGGCAGATGGGCGACTGTAACAGCCTGTATGAGGCTTCCTTTACCGTGTTCAGGGACGCCCGTGACGAACTGGCAACTCCCACGCCTATCGACGAGGTGAGCCCCTACGGCTACGAGTGTACGGTCGAGGGCGAAGTGACCCACATCATTGAGGAGCCAGACGCCCGCAATCAGTATCAGGTCCTCTACATCGAGGACGACGAGGGAACGAGCGCGAAGGTCACGGTCTGGGGCAAGTCCATGCACGGCGGCGAGATGGTTCGCACGCTCCACGAGGGCGACAGAGTTCGGATTTCCGGGGGCAAGCCCGACGACTACAACGGTATCAAGACGGTGGCCGTCACGAGCGACACGCTCATGTGCATCATCGAGCGCGGCGACGGTCCCGCGCCCACCGGACACGGGGGCGGCTCGTTCGGTTCGTCCGGCGATAGTCGAACGGCGGCGTCGTGGGAAGCAGAATCAGACACCCATCAGTGGGCCAACGAGCGGGATTCTGACCGCGCGGTCGCCGTGACGCTCGGCAAGGCCCGCTGTCCTGAACCCGGATGTTCGGACCTGTTCGACACTGAGCATGGGGCCGCCACCCATCGCGGTATCGTCCACTCCGCAGACTGA
- a CDS encoding Ig-like domain-containing protein yields the protein MPQSDQRNTALIKNAHVTLLGIYGGAQPQFSSGSSPMFIGADGTVLNHADYRVPEDIPKDDWCSGKSYDTADWDVDKDGRDEEVYLDGSQTCKKYELHTKMDRWVTVDGKRISGGDTISYSGLSSNSPQQLTVHAEITVRVERITEKYDWDPHGRYGGGPSDGSWDQSQRVDDRYRFDRIQVSDSQEVVVTDAGDIDVEQTVVETEGNTKHLILEIQGPRNGRTVSQSKLEDRKLWSYLAMGSDHSVDGTWRTYSTRQYDSVTLYEPDGDVSTDPSPPHVPQTRLVGMDRKPTVTAVGSSSDKTQVIGHQGYNVDVSQSLHANVKITPRQPVAYERIVITDAKQPVTDLVTIHGQPVPVDVDTRVERRKPSVTIRQVNSGDSLQIHVEDPKTGQPISGRKVNLQGAVPKSPTASGNAVTDANGNVEATRVNAYVQATVDHDDFQSISNGAFYDKSSAERTFIPDVILLSRLHSLVLTLALITPLLFLYGYIRHFGFFE from the coding sequence ATGCCACAATCAGATCAACGAAACACTGCACTGATAAAAAATGCACACGTAACCCTACTTGGGATCTACGGTGGTGCACAACCTCAGTTCAGTTCTGGCTCGTCACCGATGTTCATTGGCGCCGACGGCACAGTCCTAAACCACGCGGATTATCGCGTCCCAGAAGACATTCCGAAAGACGACTGGTGTTCGGGCAAAAGTTACGATACTGCTGACTGGGATGTTGACAAAGACGGGAGAGACGAGGAAGTCTACCTCGATGGCTCCCAGACGTGCAAGAAGTATGAACTGCACACGAAGATGGATCGCTGGGTCACTGTCGATGGTAAGCGTATCTCTGGGGGAGATACGATTTCTTACAGCGGACTCTCGTCGAACTCGCCCCAGCAACTCACTGTTCATGCCGAAATCACAGTCAGAGTTGAGCGCATAACAGAAAAATACGACTGGGACCCACACGGTAGATATGGCGGTGGTCCATCTGACGGAAGCTGGGACCAATCACAGAGGGTTGATGATAGGTACCGGTTTGATCGCATCCAGGTTAGTGATAGTCAAGAAGTGGTCGTGACAGACGCGGGAGATATTGATGTGGAACAGACCGTTGTTGAAACCGAAGGTAATACGAAGCATCTTATTCTTGAGATACAAGGACCACGGAACGGACGAACTGTATCTCAATCGAAACTCGAAGATCGGAAGCTCTGGAGCTATCTGGCGATGGGTTCCGACCATTCAGTAGATGGTACGTGGCGGACGTATTCAACACGACAGTATGATTCAGTGACGTTATATGAACCAGATGGTGACGTTTCGACTGACCCGAGTCCGCCGCACGTTCCACAGACGCGGCTGGTTGGGATGGACAGAAAACCGACAGTGACAGCAGTGGGATCTAGCTCGGATAAGACTCAGGTTATCGGACATCAGGGGTACAATGTCGACGTTTCACAATCGCTCCACGCTAACGTGAAAATTACGCCAAGACAGCCAGTTGCATACGAACGCATTGTTATCACCGATGCGAAACAGCCTGTGACAGACCTAGTCACGATCCATGGACAACCGGTACCTGTCGATGTTGATACGCGAGTGGAGCGGCGCAAACCCAGTGTGACTATACGACAAGTCAACTCCGGGGATTCGTTGCAGATACATGTTGAGGACCCAAAGACAGGCCAGCCTATTTCAGGCCGTAAAGTGAATCTTCAAGGGGCAGTCCCGAAGTCACCTACTGCCTCAGGTAATGCTGTAACAGATGCAAACGGAAATGTGGAGGCCACCCGTGTAAACGCCTATGTTCAGGCCACTGTAGACCACGACGACTTTCAATCAATCTCAAACGGGGCATTCTATGACAAGTCATCAGCAGAGCGGACATTCATCCCGGACGTTATCTTATTATCTCGCCTCCATTCACTTGTACTAACACTAGCATTGATAACACCGCTTTTGTTCTTGTACGGTTACATCCGTCACTTTGGCTTCTTCGAGTGA
- a CDS encoding S16 family serine protease, translated as MNTERTLILLLIAIVVLNLSWTGAVNNRAGSLENRVETVEQEQASIAVFAGANQSRSGATSATSSLYAYNTGKGKATVVPAEIEAIPASGIYLDVSPVAHTATVQRSIARAWSVANASQYPPPYDGIVIQIKPPESWDTVGGGSAALSLASGFAATNPCVELNRSVAMTGGLTRSGTVVEVKRVREKAIAAKERGVTVFAVPQGQAVNVEGIRVVEVATFGEAANYTLERTAECPTETAKLN; from the coding sequence GTGAATACGGAGCGTACACTCATCTTGTTGCTGATTGCCATAGTCGTTCTAAATCTGAGCTGGACAGGCGCAGTCAATAATCGGGCTGGTTCGCTTGAAAATCGTGTTGAGACTGTTGAACAGGAGCAAGCGTCTATAGCCGTCTTTGCAGGTGCGAACCAATCACGCAGCGGTGCGACATCTGCCACGTCATCATTGTATGCGTACAACACGGGCAAAGGCAAAGCAACAGTCGTGCCAGCGGAGATAGAAGCTATCCCAGCAAGCGGTATCTATCTCGATGTGTCGCCGGTCGCACATACTGCTACGGTTCAACGCTCCATCGCGCGTGCCTGGTCAGTAGCCAACGCGAGTCAGTATCCACCACCATATGATGGAATTGTCATCCAGATCAAGCCCCCAGAGAGCTGGGATACTGTTGGTGGTGGGAGTGCTGCACTTTCGTTGGCATCTGGATTTGCCGCAACAAACCCTTGTGTTGAATTGAACAGAAGCGTCGCAATGACTGGTGGTTTGACGCGGTCTGGAACAGTCGTTGAAGTAAAACGCGTGCGTGAGAAGGCCATTGCAGCAAAAGAACGTGGTGTTACTGTATTTGCGGTTCCGCAGGGGCAAGCGGTAAATGTAGAAGGCATTAGAGTCGTCGAGGTTGCCACCTTTGGTGAAGCGGCCAACTATACTCTGGAACGTACTGCCGAATGCCCGACTGAGACGGCAAAATTAAACTAA
- a CDS encoding DUF7557 family protein → MSTIRVTDEVKERLRDLKRDDESFNDLLDRLSRSEKDVEEMAGFLSEFDDGSLADDMRETHEELNESLDRRSDE, encoded by the coding sequence ATGAGTACTATTCGAGTCACCGACGAAGTGAAAGAACGACTGCGTGACCTGAAGCGGGACGACGAAAGCTTCAACGACCTGTTGGACCGCCTTAGCCGAAGCGAGAAAGACGTAGAGGAGATGGCTGGGTTCCTCAGTGAGTTCGATGATGGAAGTCTTGCAGACGATATGCGTGAGACCCACGAGGAACTGAACGAATCGCTGGACCGTCGCAGTGACGAATGA
- a CDS encoding type II toxin-antitoxin system VapC family toxin → MIVLDNDILVKVGGANPDPEVVSHLQQYRSEEWTIPSLVAFEFYRSCSSRSEMERARTRLTSTLDRIIDFTGNTALEAAYLEERLQSQDISLDPVDLLNLATAHTEGGTFITHNKNDFDTEPLLELADVDIVHTA, encoded by the coding sequence ATGATCGTACTGGATAACGACATATTGGTGAAAGTCGGCGGTGCGAACCCTGACCCTGAAGTTGTCAGCCACCTACAGCAGTATCGTAGTGAGGAGTGGACAATCCCGTCGCTCGTCGCCTTCGAGTTCTACCGCTCCTGTAGCAGTCGGTCGGAGATGGAACGCGCACGAACGCGCCTCACGTCGACGTTGGACCGCATCATCGACTTCACCGGGAACACTGCGCTTGAAGCCGCCTATCTCGAAGAACGTCTACAGTCGCAAGATATCTCTCTTGACCCTGTCGACCTCTTGAACCTCGCAACTGCACACACCGAGGGTGGTACCTTTATCACCCACAATAAGAATGATTTCGACACGGAGCCTCTTCTGGAGCTTGCTGACGTAGATATTGTACATACCGCTTAA
- a CDS encoding PrgI family protein, translating to MKAVPIPGEILRTDVFMGLTFDELVILGSVPLVMVFPSLFIDQIPLVATLALIGVSLLGVIAVVIRTPEGQKPLEWAPAAIKRRLTPNEYYLKPRTRERDSVPIKNRVHTASQIQSETCEEDFEWDTSVSDRLSIPYQNESSHTGNESNSDRDSRQA from the coding sequence ATGAAAGCGGTACCGATTCCGGGAGAGATTCTCCGGACAGACGTTTTCATGGGACTGACATTTGATGAGTTAGTCATACTTGGCTCAGTACCGCTTGTAATGGTATTTCCCAGCCTGTTCATAGACCAAATTCCGCTGGTGGCTACTCTGGCGTTGATTGGGGTGTCGCTTCTTGGTGTGATCGCAGTCGTAATCAGAACACCTGAGGGTCAGAAACCACTTGAATGGGCTCCTGCAGCAATTAAGCGACGACTTACACCAAACGAGTATTACCTGAAACCGCGAACGCGTGAACGCGATTCTGTGCCAATCAAGAATCGCGTTCACACAGCGTCGCAAATTCAGTCAGAAACGTGTGAGGAAGATTTTGAATGGGATACATCCGTGTCTGACAGGCTCTCCATTCCCTACCAGAATGAGTCGAGTCACACTGGCAATGAGAGCAACTCGGATAGGGACAGCAGGCAGGCATAA